One part of the Spiribacter salinus M19-40 genome encodes these proteins:
- the ubiH gene encoding 2-octaprenyl-6-methoxyphenyl hydroxylase has translation MKTMDFDVLIAGGGLVGASLALALRGSGLQVAVVEPVPAEATQQPSFDDRQTALAPTSRRFFERLGVWDAIESGATPIRQIHVSDRGHGGFTRLRAEEEGLPALGHVAPNRVLGDALQPALAEAATLFCPAEILDTHVLMDGAEADVRPMGRKVRVGTEAGEITLNTRLLVVADGMHSATREALGVGTHARDYGQSAIIANLRTERPHGGVAYERFTPDGPLALLPSRDETVSLVWTLPHDEAETAAQTWDDVTFLAELQAAFGWRLGRLESVGSRSVYPLAAVTAEAFATERAVILGNAAHALHPVAGQGLNLALRDVAALAEALGAVSVDPRVDAPASAIDPGDPEVLNHYAQARQSDYRRTFTFTDGLVRLFSNECLPLVAARNLGLTALDLFPPARRYLLKQATGAAGNVPTLCQSPSPSMERRENQNE, from the coding sequence ATGAAGACGATGGATTTTGATGTTCTCATCGCCGGTGGCGGGCTGGTGGGCGCGAGCCTGGCACTGGCCTTGCGGGGCAGCGGGCTGCAGGTCGCCGTGGTCGAGCCCGTACCGGCCGAGGCCACCCAACAGCCGAGTTTTGACGACCGCCAGACCGCCCTTGCGCCAACCTCGCGACGCTTTTTCGAGCGCCTTGGCGTATGGGATGCCATCGAATCAGGCGCGACGCCCATTCGCCAGATCCATGTCTCTGACCGGGGCCATGGCGGCTTCACGCGCCTGCGTGCCGAGGAAGAGGGGCTGCCCGCACTCGGTCACGTGGCACCCAACCGCGTGCTGGGTGACGCGCTGCAGCCCGCGCTGGCCGAGGCCGCCACGCTTTTTTGTCCCGCCGAGATACTGGACACCCACGTTTTAATGGACGGTGCCGAGGCAGATGTCCGGCCGATGGGCCGCAAGGTGCGCGTGGGGACGGAGGCCGGTGAGATCACCTTGAACACCCGCCTGCTGGTGGTGGCCGATGGCATGCATTCAGCGACCCGGGAGGCCCTCGGTGTTGGCACGCATGCCCGGGATTACGGCCAGAGCGCGATCATCGCGAACCTGCGCACGGAACGGCCCCATGGCGGCGTTGCCTACGAGCGCTTTACCCCGGACGGCCCGCTGGCCCTGCTGCCGAGCCGGGATGAGACCGTGTCATTGGTCTGGACGCTGCCCCATGACGAAGCGGAGACGGCGGCACAAACCTGGGATGACGTCACGTTTCTTGCCGAGCTTCAGGCCGCCTTTGGCTGGCGCCTCGGTCGCCTGGAATCGGTTGGTTCGCGCTCGGTCTATCCCTTGGCCGCCGTCACGGCGGAGGCCTTTGCCACCGAGCGCGCCGTGATCCTCGGCAACGCCGCGCACGCGCTACACCCGGTAGCAGGCCAGGGGCTGAACCTGGCCCTGCGGGACGTAGCCGCGCTGGCCGAAGCCCTTGGCGCGGTCTCCGTCGATCCCCGGGTCGACGCCCCAGCGTCGGCGATCGACCCGGGCGATCCCGAGGTCCTCAACCACTACGCGCAGGCGCGGCAGAGCGACTACCGGCGCACCTTCACGTTTACCGATGGACTGGTCCGGCTCTTTTCCAACGAATGCCTGCCGCTGGTGGCCGCCCGTAATCTGGGATTGACGGCGCTGGATCTGTTCCCGCCCGCCCGGCGCTACCTGCTCAAGCAGGCCACCGGCGCCGCGGGCAATGTGCCCACCCTTTGCCAATCCCCCTCACCTTCCATGGAGCGACGAGAGAACCAAAATGAGTGA
- a CDS encoding TIGR02449 family protein, whose amino-acid sequence MVDSVTEQVIQLEQRVDRLMRLCDQLRDENRVLLNAQESLNAERAALLDKNETARARLEAMISRLKALEQS is encoded by the coding sequence GTGGTTGATTCGGTTACTGAACAGGTCATTCAGCTCGAGCAGCGGGTCGATCGGCTCATGCGGCTGTGCGATCAGTTGCGCGATGAAAACCGGGTATTGCTTAACGCCCAGGAATCACTGAATGCCGAGCGGGCCGCGCTACTCGATAAGAACGAGACCGCGCGGGCGCGGCTAGAGGCAATGATCAGCCGTCTGAAAGCCCTGGAGCAGAGCTGA
- a CDS encoding EVE domain-containing protein: MAYWLMKSEPDVYGIDHLAAEPDGVEHWDGIRNYQVRNMFRDQFRIGDQAFFYHSNTKVPGIVGVMEVVSEAYPDHTAFEPGKYYDPKSDPDNPRWLMVDVRYLRHTRRVITLAELKADPALSDMALVRRGNRLSVMPVTNDQWAHILEMEKRDAE, from the coding sequence ATGGCATACTGGCTGATGAAATCCGAACCGGATGTCTACGGGATCGATCATCTGGCCGCCGAGCCTGATGGCGTTGAGCACTGGGATGGCATTCGTAACTATCAGGTCCGGAACATGTTTCGGGACCAGTTCCGCATCGGCGACCAGGCGTTTTTCTATCACTCCAACACCAAGGTGCCGGGCATTGTTGGGGTCATGGAGGTCGTCAGTGAGGCCTATCCCGATCACACCGCCTTCGAACCCGGCAAGTACTACGACCCCAAAAGCGACCCGGACAATCCCCGCTGGCTCATGGTGGATGTCCGCTACCTGCGCCATACCCGCCGGGTGATCACGCTCGCGGAACTCAAAGCCGATCCCGCACTCTCAGATATGGCCCTTGTGCGCCGCGGCAATCGCCTGTCCGTGATGCCGGTCACCAATGACCAATGGGCCCATATTCTCGAGATGGAGAAGCGGGATGCCGAATAA
- a CDS encoding 5-formyltetrahydrofolate cyclo-ligase — translation MTREPRDPATAAHKQALRQSLRAARRAVRGRAAAQAAAALTWRVQHLPIWQRARVVGLFLSGDGEIETTALIHAAHQAGKHVALPVIRPPRGQRGRRAVLQQGALVFRDYQPGDALRPGWLGIPEPIRTHRRVIPLNTLDLLLMPLVGFDDQGHRLGMGGGFYDRTLAARTRFRRPRLVGIAHACQQVSALPSEPWDQPLEACVTDQRTLTW, via the coding sequence ATGACGCGCGAACCGCGCGATCCCGCCACGGCCGCCCACAAACAAGCCCTGCGTCAGTCGCTGCGGGCCGCCCGCCGAGCTGTGCGCGGCCGTGCGGCAGCGCAGGCCGCCGCCGCTCTCACCTGGCGTGTTCAACACCTGCCTATCTGGCAACGCGCGCGCGTGGTGGGCCTGTTCCTCTCCGGCGATGGCGAGATCGAGACAACCGCGCTCATTCACGCCGCCCATCAGGCAGGCAAGCACGTCGCCCTGCCGGTTATCCGGCCACCGCGGGGTCAGCGTGGACGGCGGGCCGTCCTTCAGCAGGGGGCGTTGGTGTTTCGTGACTACCAACCCGGCGATGCCCTCCGTCCGGGGTGGCTTGGCATTCCCGAACCCATCCGGACACACCGGCGGGTCATTCCACTCAATACACTCGATCTGCTGTTGATGCCACTGGTCGGGTTCGATGACCAGGGTCATCGCCTGGGCATGGGCGGTGGCTTCTACGACCGCACATTGGCGGCGCGGACCCGGTTTCGCCGCCCGCGTCTGGTGGGCATTGCCCATGCCTGCCAGCAAGTGTCCGCGCTGCCTTCAGAGCCCTGGGATCAGCCGCTTGAGGCCTGTGTCACGGACCAGCGCACGCTCACGTGGTAG
- a CDS encoding phospho-sugar mutase encodes MNETSENLTRAKAWRDADPDPETRAELDARIQRVEGAQARGEAIELEALRACFEPPLSFGTAGLRGLKGPGPAHMNHRLIQRVTAVIADVLRAEVPDAAERGVVIGYDARHGSQALAETAAQTVAGAELGVHVFDDYAATPLVAFATRELGAAAGIVLTASHNPPEYLGYKVYWSHGAQIVPPIDERIAQALGALPTAVVIPQARPDDAWHVHGEALRQRYLQAIARPPASEGAHLRVAYSAMHGVAGGLVKAALAAQDNVELHEVGAQARPDGDFPTVNFPNPEEPGALDHLTALASEVHADIALATDPDGDRLAVAVPDQTGDWQVLMGDQTGVLLADFLLRETFSADSPAGAAAPSARAFVMNTVVSSRLLGRVAEAHGVDWEQTLTGFKWLWHRALQREAAGGRFIFAYEDAIGFCPTPRVRDKDGVAAAVAVTEMAKAAKAAGTALHETLMALYARHGLSINRQISVQLEGEGAHERMNARLQALRDDPPVTLAGLSVTRIHDYAAAERSRPDGSDVEPIPLPATNLIQLDLAASAGTSSPANGTYHVSIRPSGTEPKLKIYLEYLGRAGSNDLDSERAAADRVLEALGNAFI; translated from the coding sequence ATGAATGAGACAAGCGAAAACCTGACCCGAGCCAAGGCCTGGCGAGACGCGGATCCAGACCCCGAGACCCGCGCGGAGTTGGATGCGCGCATCCAGCGCGTCGAGGGGGCCCAGGCCCGTGGCGAGGCCATCGAGCTCGAGGCGCTGCGCGCCTGCTTTGAGCCTCCGCTCAGCTTCGGCACCGCCGGCCTGCGCGGCCTGAAAGGCCCCGGTCCCGCGCATATGAACCACCGTCTGATACAGCGGGTGACTGCGGTCATCGCCGATGTTCTGCGTGCCGAAGTCCCGGATGCGGCCGAGCGGGGCGTGGTGATCGGTTATGACGCCCGTCATGGCTCGCAGGCCCTGGCCGAGACGGCGGCGCAGACGGTCGCGGGCGCAGAGTTGGGTGTCCATGTCTTCGATGACTATGCGGCGACGCCACTGGTCGCCTTTGCCACCCGGGAATTGGGCGCCGCCGCCGGGATTGTGCTCACGGCCAGCCATAACCCGCCGGAATACTTGGGCTACAAGGTGTACTGGTCTCACGGCGCGCAGATCGTCCCACCGATTGACGAGCGGATCGCTCAGGCCCTGGGGGCGCTGCCCACGGCGGTAGTGATCCCCCAGGCAAGGCCGGATGACGCCTGGCATGTCCATGGCGAGGCCCTGCGACAGCGGTATCTCCAGGCGATTGCCCGCCCGCCGGCCAGCGAAGGCGCCCATCTTCGCGTTGCCTACAGCGCCATGCATGGCGTGGCAGGTGGGCTCGTCAAGGCCGCACTGGCCGCGCAAGACAATGTCGAGCTCCATGAAGTGGGGGCTCAGGCGCGACCGGATGGCGACTTTCCCACCGTCAATTTCCCGAACCCGGAGGAGCCGGGCGCGCTCGATCACCTCACCGCGCTCGCATCGGAGGTCCATGCCGACATTGCGCTCGCGACTGATCCGGATGGCGATCGCCTGGCCGTCGCGGTCCCGGATCAAACCGGAGACTGGCAGGTACTCATGGGGGATCAGACCGGCGTGCTGCTAGCGGATTTCCTGCTGCGGGAGACGTTCAGTGCCGACTCGCCGGCCGGCGCTGCCGCGCCATCGGCTCGCGCCTTTGTGATGAACACGGTCGTGAGCTCGCGCTTGCTGGGCCGCGTGGCTGAGGCCCATGGCGTTGATTGGGAGCAGACACTCACCGGCTTTAAGTGGCTCTGGCACCGGGCGCTCCAGCGCGAAGCCGCGGGCGGCCGGTTCATCTTTGCCTACGAGGACGCCATTGGCTTTTGCCCCACGCCGCGGGTGCGTGACAAGGATGGGGTGGCTGCCGCGGTGGCCGTCACCGAAATGGCCAAGGCGGCCAAGGCCGCGGGCACGGCGCTGCATGAGACGCTGATGGCGCTCTATGCACGCCACGGTTTGTCCATTAATCGCCAGATCAGCGTTCAACTCGAGGGCGAGGGCGCTCATGAGCGGATGAATGCCCGCCTGCAGGCCCTGCGTGATGACCCACCCGTCACCCTTGCCGGGCTGAGCGTGACCCGTATCCATGATTACGCGGCGGCGGAGCGTTCCCGCCCCGATGGCAGCGACGTCGAGCCCATTCCGCTGCCGGCGACCAACCTGATCCAGCTTGATCTCGCCGCATCGGCTGGGACATCCTCGCCGGCTAACGGCACCTATCATGTCAGCATCCGGCCCAGCGGCACGGAGCCGAAGCTAAAGATCTACCTGGAGTATCTGGGTCGGGCAGGGTCAAACGATCTGGATAGCGAGCGTGCCGCCGCGGACCGGGTACTGGAAGCACTCGGCAACGCTTTCATTTAA
- a CDS encoding glucosaminidase domain-containing protein, with protein MPNKDNTPARRSHPLSALIDAIPLTALIAILALWWLGWPGIANSDGETPPLVPVTASSAAQLERTFERADYGWPTQQVPPLTLQAFPADLSSVDADLRKSLFFRSVLPIVLAENERIRDQRQQLFQALGEGLPAQRRINIISDLAEEYGVEGEPLEPATWQALKKRVNTVPVALALAQAAKESGWGTSRFALEGNNLFGEWTWKARLGLVPEDRAEGASHYVRVFDNLRHSVRSYLNNLNSHDAYGQFRTLRAQAGDSGQAMSPELMTAGLENYSERGWAYVEDIRLMIQSERLTEVAAGAELTLDPSQVALR; from the coding sequence ATGCCGAATAAAGACAACACACCGGCGCGCCGCAGTCACCCGCTGAGCGCGCTGATCGACGCCATTCCTTTAACAGCGCTAATCGCCATCCTGGCACTGTGGTGGCTGGGCTGGCCAGGCATTGCCAATAGCGACGGCGAGACCCCACCCCTTGTGCCGGTGACAGCGAGCAGCGCCGCGCAGCTGGAGCGCACCTTCGAGCGTGCCGATTACGGCTGGCCGACACAGCAGGTACCACCCCTCACCTTGCAGGCCTTTCCGGCGGATCTCTCGAGTGTTGATGCGGATTTGCGTAAGTCGCTGTTCTTTCGTTCTGTATTGCCCATCGTGCTCGCTGAAAATGAGCGGATCCGTGATCAGCGCCAGCAGCTTTTCCAGGCCTTAGGCGAGGGGCTACCAGCCCAGCGGCGCATCAACATCATCAGCGATCTGGCCGAGGAATATGGCGTTGAGGGCGAGCCACTCGAGCCAGCAACCTGGCAGGCGCTAAAAAAACGGGTGAACACCGTGCCCGTGGCGCTGGCGCTGGCGCAGGCTGCCAAGGAGAGCGGCTGGGGAACGTCCCGGTTCGCCCTCGAAGGCAACAACCTCTTTGGTGAGTGGACGTGGAAAGCGCGACTCGGGCTCGTTCCCGAAGACCGGGCCGAGGGAGCGAGCCATTATGTCCGGGTCTTCGATAACCTGCGTCATTCCGTGCGCAGTTACCTGAACAACCTGAACAGTCATGATGCCTATGGCCAGTTCCGCACGTTGCGAGCACAGGCTGGCGATTCCGGACAAGCGATGTCACCCGAGCTGATGACCGCCGGGCTCGAGAACTATTCAGAGCGGGGCTGGGCTTATGTCGAGGACATCCGCTTGATGATCCAGAGCGAACGGCTTACCGAGGTGGCCGCTGGCGCGGAGTTGACGCTCGATCCCTCGCAGGTCGCGCTGCGCTGA
- the gcvH gene encoding glycine cleavage system protein GcvH: protein MSDIPADLKYTATHEWVRDEGDGHVTVGITEHAQASLGDLVFVELPEGEGTVEAGAACAVVESVKAASDIYAPVDGEVTGKNERLSDEPELINSDPYGEGWIFTMTLADAGALTELLDAEGYADMVAEEE, encoded by the coding sequence ATGAGTGACATTCCCGCGGATCTTAAATACACCGCGACCCACGAGTGGGTGCGCGATGAGGGTGATGGCCACGTCACCGTCGGGATTACCGAGCATGCCCAGGCCTCGCTGGGGGATCTGGTGTTTGTCGAGTTGCCCGAGGGTGAGGGCACGGTCGAGGCGGGCGCGGCCTGTGCGGTGGTCGAATCGGTAAAGGCTGCCTCGGATATTTACGCGCCGGTGGACGGCGAAGTGACGGGCAAGAACGAGCGCCTGAGCGATGAGCCCGAGTTAATCAATTCCGACCCGTACGGCGAGGGCTGGATTTTCACCATGACCCTGGCTGATGCCGGCGCGCTCACCGAGCTGCTGGATGCCGAGGGTTACGCCGACATGGTCGCCGAAGAAGAATAA
- a CDS encoding UPF0149 family protein, with product MNDPERYTELTAALAAVDANVSAAEAQGMLCGLFCSPNEPEAARWIAQVLEGLSPKGEPAREVLEALTQLYHDTRDRLENDSLEFEPLLPDDEADLPERATALGRWCEGFLFGLGMAGGHDPAELPREANEVVNDLTEIARIDTDAESDEDSEIAYTELVEYLRAATLLVREHTALPSSSQPVDGGTAPGSEFVP from the coding sequence ATGAACGATCCTGAACGCTACACCGAACTCACCGCGGCCCTGGCGGCGGTCGATGCCAATGTTTCAGCGGCCGAAGCCCAGGGCATGCTCTGCGGGCTTTTCTGCAGCCCCAACGAGCCGGAGGCCGCCCGCTGGATCGCCCAGGTCCTGGAGGGGCTCTCGCCCAAGGGTGAGCCCGCCCGCGAGGTGCTCGAGGCCCTGACTCAGCTCTACCACGACACCCGTGATCGACTTGAGAACGACAGTCTCGAGTTTGAACCCCTGCTGCCTGATGACGAGGCCGATCTGCCGGAGCGGGCGACGGCGCTCGGGCGCTGGTGCGAGGGGTTTTTGTTCGGGCTGGGAATGGCGGGCGGTCACGACCCCGCCGAGCTGCCCCGCGAGGCCAACGAAGTGGTGAACGATCTGACCGAGATCGCCCGCATTGATACAGACGCGGAGAGCGACGAGGACAGCGAGATCGCCTACACCGAGCTGGTGGAATACCTGCGGGCCGCGACGCTGCTGGTGCGCGAACACACCGCGCTGCCTTCTTCCAGTCAGCCCGTGGATGGCGGCACCGCGCCCGGGTCGGAGTTTGTGCCGTGA
- the pepP gene encoding Xaa-Pro aminopeptidase, with product MTPRMEPAEHARRRDTLMAHVGDNGIAVIAAAPERPRNRDVQHPYRQDSDFLYLTGFNEPDAVAVLVPGRPQGQYLLFSRERDPQRETWEGRTIGQAAAVEHYGADDAFPIDDIDDILPGLMEGREQLYCAMGADPDFDQRLIGWVNALRARARAGVKAPLEYVSLEHVVHEMRLIKSRAEIARLREAARISAAAHQRLLGVLRPGLKEYEIEAELLYDFRRHNGEPAYPTITGSGANACVLHYIANDAELQDGEMILIDAGMELGGYAADITRTLPINGRYTAEQRAIYDIVLAAQAAALEHVRPGAHWNAGHEAATRVIAAGLLDLGLLEGDLDDVIERGAYRPFFMHRTGHWLGMDVHDVGDYKVDGHWRELEPGMVLTVEPGLYIPPGSPVDARWQGIGVRIEDNCVITRTGHENLTEAVPKDPDVIEAAMAVP from the coding sequence ATGACGCCGCGTATGGAGCCCGCTGAGCACGCCCGGCGCCGCGACACCCTCATGGCACATGTGGGCGACAATGGCATTGCGGTGATCGCCGCTGCCCCGGAGCGCCCGCGTAATCGGGATGTGCAGCACCCCTATCGCCAGGACAGCGACTTCCTCTACCTCACCGGCTTTAACGAGCCGGATGCCGTCGCCGTGCTGGTGCCGGGTCGGCCGCAGGGCCAGTACCTGTTGTTCTCGCGAGAGCGTGACCCCCAGCGCGAGACCTGGGAGGGCCGCACCATCGGTCAGGCCGCGGCCGTCGAGCACTATGGTGCGGATGATGCCTTCCCCATCGATGATATTGACGACATCCTCCCCGGGCTCATGGAGGGCCGAGAGCAGCTCTACTGCGCCATGGGGGCGGACCCGGATTTTGACCAGCGCCTGATCGGCTGGGTGAATGCCCTGCGTGCCCGGGCGCGGGCGGGCGTGAAGGCCCCGCTGGAATATGTCTCCTTAGAGCATGTCGTCCACGAAATGCGCCTGATTAAATCCCGGGCCGAGATCGCCCGCCTGCGCGAGGCCGCGCGCATCAGCGCCGCTGCCCACCAGCGGCTGCTCGGCGTGCTGCGCCCGGGCCTCAAGGAATACGAAATCGAGGCCGAGCTTCTCTATGACTTCCGCCGCCACAATGGTGAGCCAGCCTATCCGACGATTACCGGCAGCGGGGCGAACGCCTGCGTGCTGCACTACATCGCGAACGACGCCGAGCTGCAGGATGGCGAGATGATTCTGATCGACGCCGGCATGGAGCTCGGCGGTTACGCGGCGGACATCACCCGCACGCTGCCCATTAATGGCCGGTACACGGCGGAACAACGGGCGATCTATGACATCGTGCTGGCGGCCCAGGCCGCCGCCCTCGAACACGTCCGTCCCGGTGCGCACTGGAATGCAGGCCATGAGGCGGCCACGCGCGTCATTGCCGCGGGTCTGCTCGATCTGGGGCTACTCGAGGGCGATCTGGATGACGTGATCGAGCGTGGCGCCTATCGGCCGTTTTTCATGCATCGCACGGGGCACTGGCTTGGCATGGACGTCCATGATGTGGGGGATTACAAGGTGGACGGCCATTGGCGCGAGCTTGAGCCCGGCATGGTGCTCACCGTTGAGCCGGGGCTCTATATCCCGCCAGGCAGCCCGGTGGATGCGCGCTGGCAGGGGATTGGCGTGCGCATCGAGGATAACTGCGTGATTACCCGCACCGGCCACGAAAACCTGACCGAGGCAGTGCCAAAAGACCCCGACGTGATTGAAGCGGCCATGGCGGTACCATGA
- a CDS encoding NAD-dependent epimerase, with protein MKLLVTGAAGFIGYHTCAQLLARGDTVVGLDNLGPYYDVTLKEARLAQLQDAPRFDFRRVDLADAGAIRQVFSEGFDRVIHLAAQAGVRYSLENPQSYVDSNVTGFLNVLEGCRYNAVEHLVYASTSSVYGANTHMPFTEHEPADHPLAIYGATKRANELMAHSYAHLFGLPCTGLRFFTVYGPWGRPDMALFLFTRKILAGEPIQVFNHGHHQRDFTFVEDIVEGVIRACDNPATGNPDWDSDHPDPATSAAPWRLFNIGNNQPVQLFHYIKVLESELGLEADMEMLPLQPGDVPDTWASAKDLEQAVRYQPATSVEEGIRRFVAWYRDYYQV; from the coding sequence ATGAAACTACTCGTTACCGGCGCGGCCGGATTCATCGGTTACCACACCTGCGCGCAGCTCCTGGCCCGTGGGGACACCGTCGTCGGGCTGGATAATCTGGGCCCCTATTACGACGTGACACTAAAGGAAGCCCGTCTGGCCCAGCTTCAGGATGCGCCCCGGTTCGATTTCCGGCGCGTCGACCTGGCCGATGCGGGCGCGATACGCCAAGTCTTTTCCGAAGGGTTCGATCGGGTCATCCATCTCGCGGCCCAGGCCGGTGTGCGTTACTCGCTCGAGAACCCCCAAAGCTATGTGGACAGCAACGTCACCGGCTTTTTGAACGTCTTGGAGGGCTGTCGGTACAACGCGGTCGAGCACCTCGTCTACGCCTCGACCAGCTCCGTCTACGGGGCCAACACCCACATGCCGTTCACCGAGCACGAGCCAGCCGATCACCCGCTGGCCATTTATGGCGCGACCAAGCGCGCCAACGAGTTGATGGCGCACAGCTATGCCCACCTCTTTGGCTTGCCGTGCACGGGCCTCCGGTTCTTTACGGTGTACGGGCCTTGGGGCCGGCCGGATATGGCGCTTTTCCTGTTTACCCGCAAAATCCTGGCTGGCGAGCCGATACAGGTGTTTAACCACGGCCATCATCAGCGGGACTTCACGTTTGTCGAAGACATCGTGGAGGGCGTCATCCGGGCCTGTGACAACCCCGCCACCGGCAATCCTGATTGGGATAGCGACCACCCGGACCCAGCCACCAGCGCGGCGCCATGGCGCCTCTTCAACATCGGCAATAACCAGCCGGTGCAGTTATTCCACTACATCAAGGTGCTGGAGTCCGAACTCGGCCTCGAGGCCGACATGGAGATGCTGCCGCTACAGCCTGGCGATGTGCCAGACACCTGGGCCAGCGCCAAGGACCTGGAACAGGCTGTCCGCTATCAACCCGCTACCTCCGTGGAAGAGGGTATCCGGCGTTTTGTGGCGTGGTATCGCGACTACTATCAGGTTTAA
- the tpx gene encoding thiol peroxidase, which translates to MITITRRGEPVHINGDLPAVGDKAPDFKLTRQDLSDVTLADYAGLRKVLSIVPSLDTPTCAMSARQFNQRAGALENTVVLNISADLPFAMARFCEVEGIDAVESLSMMRDRRFATDYGVLQLDGPMAGLTARAVLVLDTHDSVIYRELVPEIRQEPDYEAALAALATVGNE; encoded by the coding sequence ATGATCACCATCACCCGCCGGGGCGAGCCCGTGCACATCAACGGCGATTTGCCGGCCGTGGGCGACAAGGCCCCGGACTTCAAATTGACGCGCCAGGATCTGAGCGACGTCACGCTCGCGGACTACGCCGGGCTGCGCAAGGTGCTCAGCATTGTCCCCAGCCTTGATACGCCCACCTGCGCCATGTCCGCCCGCCAGTTCAACCAGCGCGCCGGGGCCCTTGAGAACACCGTGGTGCTGAATATCTCGGCCGACCTGCCCTTCGCGATGGCCCGATTTTGCGAGGTTGAGGGCATTGATGCGGTCGAGTCCCTGTCGATGATGCGCGACCGCCGCTTCGCGACTGACTATGGCGTCCTGCAACTTGACGGCCCGATGGCGGGTCTCACCGCCCGGGCGGTTCTGGTACTGGACACCCACGATTCGGTGATCTACCGGGAGCTGGTCCCGGAGATCCGCCAGGAGCCGGACTACGAAGCGGCATTGGCCGCGCTCGCGACCGTAGGCAATGAATGA
- a CDS encoding cell division protein ZapA: MSEPVKVHILDREFMVAAPPEERDGLLASARQLDARMREIRDAGKIVGIDRIAIMAALNLTHELLEAQQTVAGSGEVQGRLEQLDQTISDYLDSVDIPAELRR; the protein is encoded by the coding sequence ATGAGTGAGCCTGTCAAAGTCCACATCCTCGATCGCGAATTCATGGTGGCAGCGCCACCCGAAGAACGTGATGGCCTGCTCGCCTCGGCCCGGCAGCTCGATGCGCGTATGCGGGAAATCCGGGATGCCGGCAAGATCGTGGGCATTGATCGCATCGCCATCATGGCCGCGCTCAACCTGACCCACGAACTCCTCGAGGCGCAGCAAACCGTGGCGGGCAGTGGTGAGGTGCAGGGTCGGCTTGAGCAACTGGATCAGACCATCAGCGACTATCTCGACAGTGTCGACATCCCCGCAGAATTGCGGCGCTGA